The genomic window TCTCAGTTTGGTGCCAGTTGATCATGACGCAGCCAGAGCATTCATGAAGGAATTGGTGCAGCGCGGTCAACGCGAAGATACAAAGACATGTTCGGCTTTGGCCCTGGCGATTCATTTGAAGAAGCATTCCAGTGAGCCGTTGAAGGATGCGGAAAGACAGCAAGTACTGCGTTTGCTGGAATTCGTCATCGGCAGTCGCACGCAAGCAAAAATCGAAGGTGAGTCACTGCTCGAGATTGCGAAGTCACTTCGCTATGCAGTTGAACATCTAACGATCGGCGTGACGCCTCCCGCGTTAGCAGCGAAAACGACAGAAGGCCAAACAATCAATCTGGATGCAAAGTCGGAGTCGGTGAAGTTGGTGGTGTTTTCAGCTTCGTGGTGTGGACCCAGCGAGCGTCTGTATCCACATCTACGTTATTACCGCCATCTGTATACCGAAGATCAACTTCAGATCATTGGTGTTTATGGGGATGACGCTCAAACAGTCCGTCAGCTTCAGCAAATTGGCAAAGTGAATTGGCCTTCCATCTCGCAACCGTCGTCTGATGGAATCTTCGAGTCGTGGCAGGTTCGATCCTTGCCGACGATCTATTTGATAGATCACGAGGGTGTGATCCAGTTTGTATCCTTCGGCTATCCGGGGCGAACGTTGGATCAAGAAGTTTCGAAGTTGCTCAACGACTCCGCCAAAGCGAACATTGGGAAAGTCGCCGGAGGTCAGGCAATGCCACCGATCATCTTGTCGAACCCGGTTCCCAAGAAGGCAGAGTCGACCCCGTTAGATAACCTAGACGCTGACAATGTCCCCACGCCCAAAGTTGTGTTGGCACCGAAGAATGACTCCTCCCGTAATTCGAATGTCGCCGGTCGTAGCTCGTCTCTGGAGGCTTCCAACAACGCGATCATGAGGCAGATCGAGCGAGCTACCGGGCCATACAACCCAAGTCTGGTTCATGATGCGAGATTGTTGGATCTTTCTGGCGTGCTCAACTGCGGACTGGCTTCGGGCAACGAAGGAATGCCATTGGACCATCTCAACGGGGTTCCTCGCGGCGAGGTTACGATGGCTGGTGTTCCATTTCAGATCCTGGATCAGTTTGTCCAGCTAAAAGGTCGGTTCCGACGTGAAGACTATCCCAAGTCAGTCAGCGTTACCGTCGATGAATCATTCGATTACCTGTTCATGCTCAACGGGTGCAAGCAGTGGCAAACGGAAGGCCAATCCTTCGTCGCTTCAGTGAGTTTCGTGTACGAAGACGGCAGCAAATCTCATTGCATGCTGAAATACGGCGAGCACCTCACGGACAATTGGGTTAGAGGTACACCAAGAGATCTGTTGCATGCAGACGTGGCTTGGACCGGGACCAACGAGGCAATTCAGAAGAGGCCGGGTTGGACTTTAGCGTTGCACGTGATGCGTTTGAAAAACCCGCGTCCGGAAGCAAAGGTCAAGGAAGTCATCTATGAATCCAGCCTCGCCGGTGCGATCGCTCCGTTCGTTGTCGCGATGACGGTAGCCGATTACAACTGATTCAATTCCGCTTGGCGGAGGGCTTCCACCAGCTCGGAGATTTGCTCGAGTGTGAGTTCTTCTGTTCGAGCGGTCTCGCCGTGGCCGAGTCGGCTGAGGATCTCGTCGATCGCGGGTTTGTCGAGACGCCCTTTCATGGCACTGATGGTCACGCTGCGCAGGAATTTGCGGCGATGGAAGAAAAGTGCTCGGACGGTTTGGTGAAAGTAGTTCAGGTCCGGGATCGCGCTTCGTCGTTCGTGATCCACGTCCAGGCGAACAATCGCGGATTCCACTTTGGGACGCGGCCAAAACACGCTCGGCGGAAGGATGCGAACGATCTCGGCTTTGCAAGTTGCTTGCACCCAAACACTCAATGCGCCGTAGTCTTTGGAACCAGGCCCGGCGACCATGCGTTCGCCAAGCTCTTTTTGGATGGTGACCACGATCCGGTCGGGTGGAGGTGTTTGGTGCAGCAGGTTGCTGACGATCGGGGTGGCAACGTTGTAAGGCAAGTTTGCCACCAACATGAATTTGCTGTCATCCGGCAAACGCGACTTGGCGTCTCGGATTGATTCCATGATGTCGTCGCGGAACGTGCTTTTGTTTTTGAGTGCGTCGCCTTGGATCATCTTCACGTGCGGGAACGGAGCGAGTTCCTCGGACGCGAGTTGATACAGATTCTGATCGATCTCGACGGTCAAGATCGCTCCGGCTTGTTGAGCCATGATCGACGTCAATGACCCAACGCCCGTTCCGATTTCTAGAACGATGTCATGCGGACCGATGTCGGCCGAACGTGCGATGAGTTCAACCAAGTTCAAGTCGATCAAAAAGTTTTGACCGTACTTGGAGACGGGACGCAGCCCAGCCGCGGTCAAACGTTTGGAAAGGTACGTCGCGGTTTGCCGAGCCCCACGTGATGCCGGTTTAGGTGGGGCGGATTTCGCCGAAGCGGATTTGGTCGGCGGGCGAGTCGGAGCGACGGAAGGTTGGGGTTCGTTGTCGTCACTCATGAGTTCTGGTTCCACGGTGGCTGGCTGTCTTGAGATGCGTCAGTGTTCGAGGAGGTTGTGTTGCCAAATTGCAGCGTTCGCTGAACGTATTTGGCGAGTAGGTCCGTCTCCAGGTTGATCCGGTCGCCGACTTTGCGTCCGCCAAGAGTGGTGACTTCCAATGTGTGCGGGATCAACGCGACGGTGAAGAAGTCTTTGCCGGCATCGACCACGGTCAAGCTGATTCCGTCAATCGCAATGCTTCCCTTGCCCACGATCTGTTGAGCGTAGGCGGGCGGGACCGAGAACTTCAAATTTGCCCATGGAGGGTCGTCGACTCGTTCGATCAGTTGGCCAATGCAATCGACGTGACCGGTGACATAGTGGCCACCCATGCGATCGCCCACGGCAAGCGAACGTTCCAGGTTGACTCGCGATCCGGTTTTCAGCTCGCCCAGGTTCGTTCGGCTGAGCGTTTCTTCTCCGGCTTCGAACGCCAAGTCGTTGCCGTCAATTTCAACAATGGTCAAGCAACATCCGTTGATCGCGATGCTGTCGCCCAGCTTCACGTCACGGTCGGGATCCGAGAAGCGAAAATTGGGGGCTGATATGACCAGTTTCCGGCCGGGGGGCTGCTCCTCAACGGAGGTGACTTGGCCGACGGATTCGACGAGACCGGTGAACATGGAGATGGATTGTGGATTGAAGTGGATGGAAACGCGGCGAAATCGCAGGAAAAGGTTGACGTCGCAGCGAAATCGCCGAAAACCCAAAGGATTGGTGCCGGGTGGTCAGTTTCCGGGGCATTGGACAGAATACCGCCCGATCGGACAACGTCCGCCAACTCAAATCAGCTTTCTCATTGAATGTTTCCGGCCGCGAATTCGGCTGAAATTCCGTTCCCTCCCAATTCCATTGTGAACCCATGACCCTCATCGAATCGATTCACGCTCGGCAAATCCTCGACAGCCGCGGCAACCCCACCGTCGAATGCGAAGTCACGTTGATGGACGGTGCCGCCGGTCGCGCCGCCGTGCCCAGCGGAGCCAGCACCGGGATGCACGAAGCCTGGGAATTGCGCGACGGCGACAAGTCCGTCTTCATGGGCAAAGGCGTCACCAAAGCCGTCCAAAACGTCAACACCAAGATCGCCGACGCCCTGGAAGGCATGGACGCGACCGATCAAGCGGCCGTCGACCAAGCCATGATCGACTTGGATGGCACGCCCAACAAAAAAGAACTCGGTGCCAAC from Rhodopirellula halodulae includes these protein-coding regions:
- a CDS encoding trypsin-like peptidase domain-containing protein translates to MISTNDMVGASGFGSGFVIGPNLIATNHHVVEEAMRAEVRYRDGTTAKVEGCVAMDEGRDLAILKVESIPSGIRPLKSRRDANTPLGMSVVAIGHPQGFSHTISQGNVNALRRTDELPMTVRKDLDANENTTWIQTDAVISNGSSGGPILDLDGDVIGIATWIIPGEQLGFAVHVSHLVELMAQSRSTQSLILFPLHAPRDHPMIPMEAEVAAIMTQISRRIEEVLVRDLEKTDLDDLHPAKEFVPRFLELAASKPNTRAAFQALFAALQMAATGPESAQPQVERIIRQLRKDHFAEEGMKYVALSLVPVDHDAARAFMKELVQRGQREDTKTCSALALAIHLKKHSSEPLKDAERQQVLRLLEFVIGSRTQAKIEGESLLEIAKSLRYAVEHLTIGVTPPALAAKTTEGQTINLDAKSESVKLVVFSASWCGPSERLYPHLRYYRHLYTEDQLQIIGVYGDDAQTVRQLQQIGKVNWPSISQPSSDGIFESWQVRSLPTIYLIDHEGVIQFVSFGYPGRTLDQEVSKLLNDSAKANIGKVAGGQAMPPIILSNPVPKKAESTPLDNLDADNVPTPKVVLAPKNDSSRNSNVAGRSSSLEASNNAIMRQIERATGPYNPSLVHDARLLDLSGVLNCGLASGNEGMPLDHLNGVPRGEVTMAGVPFQILDQFVQLKGRFRREDYPKSVSVTVDESFDYLFMLNGCKQWQTEGQSFVASVSFVYEDGSKSHCMLKYGEHLTDNWVRGTPRDLLHADVAWTGTNEAIQKRPGWTLALHVMRLKNPRPEAKVKEVIYESSLAGAIAPFVVAMTVADYN
- the rsmA gene encoding 16S rRNA (adenine(1518)-N(6)/adenine(1519)-N(6))-dimethyltransferase RsmA; translation: MSDDNEPQPSVAPTRPPTKSASAKSAPPKPASRGARQTATYLSKRLTAAGLRPVSKYGQNFLIDLNLVELIARSADIGPHDIVLEIGTGVGSLTSIMAQQAGAILTVEIDQNLYQLASEELAPFPHVKMIQGDALKNKSTFRDDIMESIRDAKSRLPDDSKFMLVANLPYNVATPIVSNLLHQTPPPDRIVVTIQKELGERMVAGPGSKDYGALSVWVQATCKAEIVRILPPSVFWPRPKVESAIVRLDVDHERRSAIPDLNYFHQTVRALFFHRRKFLRSVTISAMKGRLDKPAIDEILSRLGHGETARTEELTLEQISELVEALRQAELNQL
- a CDS encoding riboflavin synthase: MFTGLVESVGQVTSVEEQPPGRKLVISAPNFRFSDPDRDVKLGDSIAINGCCLTIVEIDGNDLAFEAGEETLSRTNLGELKTGSRVNLERSLAVGDRMGGHYVTGHVDCIGQLIERVDDPPWANLKFSVPPAYAQQIVGKGSIAIDGISLTVVDAGKDFFTVALIPHTLEVTTLGGRKVGDRINLETDLLAKYVQRTLQFGNTTSSNTDASQDSQPPWNQNS